Proteins found in one Drosophila innubila isolate TH190305 chromosome X, UK_Dinn_1.0, whole genome shotgun sequence genomic segment:
- the LOC117788745 gene encoding neprilysin-2, translating to MCKLQNLFHLLTISTLSILSSCSSSRLPGYLRRHMSPAVGACDDFYGHACGGWAEAHKERAYRSQLEQLDHVYHGRLATLLEQSPAANQPRFVQLLRDNYNACRKMQGHFKAAQLVRWLATWGNISLGQQLQTETDYRRLNLLFDHGFNLQSDSERFFKAESESQLASTLEAVQWLLQLQLPWPVGVGDVADFRPLTRVQFRRLYRALQPLDLPPQLLWLEIKQLERQLCQPPHQEAEPESGAEAEAEADGVSPLAEQLLPADWLLPLPLDNAGMLPATHWSHYVRRLPTVLATIPVPQLMCYALLRLLHQLQLRPAPTFGRQECAAQSRHLLTHAAVWLLQQQQSEEELQLMHATMQELFAQLRQRFKLMLLFNRNQFRADTQRILLDKLQRMRLRVSVLPQADHATQRQQLEAHYANLQLNDSDYYANLLATLQQIEQWKRDRERDQDEDGDRDVASLHLLQSDGYGSYASPFFLPDRNLVMLPFSLLATPLYRPNQASVLTQSALGFLIAHEMSHGFTPTDVHYDGRGNVASSQQKMHIQRNTRFANQIRCLRHRYNDVTDIDEKFADINGLSLAYEAFNATTPSTNTSMQQLFFLNFAQFFCQDSRQLEDIPLHGGSRERVNDAVANLESFARAFSCEGHKKHKCRLY from the coding sequence ATGTGTAAACTGCAGAATCTGTTCCACTTGTTGACAATTTCGACTCTGTCAATCCTCTCTAGCTGCAGCTCGAGTCGTTTGCCCGGTTATTTGAGGCGCCACATGAGTCCAGCTGTCGGTGCCTGTGACGATTTCTATGGACACGCCTGCGGTGGTTGGGCGGAGGCACACAAGGAACGCGCCTATCGCAGTCAATTGGAGCAACTGGATCATGTCTACCATGGCAGACTTGCCACACTGCTCGAACAGTCTCCTGCTGCGAATCAGCCACGATTCGTGCAACTTCTACGCGACAATTACAACGCATGCCGCAAGATGCAGGGTCACTTCAAGGCGGCGCAGCTCGTACGCTGGCTTGCCACATGGGGCAACATAAGCTTAgggcagcagctgcaaacGGAGACGGACTACAGAAGATTGAATCTGCTATTTGATCACGGCTTTAATCTGCAGTCAGACTCTGAAAGATTCTTTAAAGCAGAGTCGGAGTCGCAGTTGGCGTCGACGCTGGAGGCGGTGCAGtggctgttgcagttgcagcttccCTGGCCAGTGGGAGTTGGCGATGTTGCCGATTTTCGGCCTTTGACACGCGTCCAGTTTAGACGTCTCTATCGGGCGTTGCAGCCACTGGACCTGCCACCGCAGCTGCTCTGGCTAGAGATCAAGCAGCTGGAGCGGCAACTATGTCAGCCGCCACACCAAGAGGCAGAGCCAGAGTCAggggcggaggcggaggcagAGGCAGATGGAGTAAGCCCGCTGGCGGAGCAATTATTACCTGCTGACtggctgttgccgctgccgcttGATAATGCCGGCATGCTGCCTGCCACACATTGGTCCCACTACGTGCGTCGCCTGCCCACAGTGCTTGCCACAATACCAGTGCCACAGCTGATGTGCTACGCGCTGCTGCGCCTGTTGCATCAGCTGCAGTTGCGACCGGCTCCGACGTTTGGGCGTCAAGAGTGTGCGGCACAGTCACGCCACCTGTTGACGCATGCCGCAGTCTggctgttgcagcagcagcagtccgAGGAGGAGCTTCAGTTGATGCATGCCACAATGCAAGAACTATTTGCGCAGTTGCGTCAACGTTTCAAGTTGATGCTACTTTTCAATCGCAACCAATTTCGAGCTGACACTCAGCGAATTCTGCTCGACAAGTTGCAACGCATGCGGCTGCGAGTGAGCGTGTTGCCACAAGCAGACCATGCCACACAGAGGCAGCAGCTGGAGGCACACTATGCGAACTTGCAACTGAATGACAGCGATTACTATGCGAATCTTCTTGCCACGCTGCAACAGATCGAGCAATGGAAACGAGATCGGGAGCGCGATCAGGATGAGGATGGGGATCGGGATGTGGCAAGTTTACATCTGCTGCAATCAGATGGCTATGGCAGCTATGCGTCGCCTTTTTTTCTGCCCGATCGCAACTTGGTAATGTTGCCATTTTCGCTGCTTGCCAcacccctttatcgcccaaaTCAGGCATCGGTGTTGACACAAAGTGCACTTGGATTCCTGATCGCACACGAGATGTCGCACGGCTTTACGCCCACCGATGTCCACTACGATGGGCgtggcaatgtggcaagtAGTCAGCAAAAGATGCACATTCAGCGCAACACACGATTTGCGAATCAAATTCGCTGCCTGCGTCACAGATACAACGATGTAACCGACATCGATGAGAAATTCGCGGATATCAATGGTCTCTCCTTGGCCTATGAGGCATTCAATGCCACGACGCCTTCGACTAACACTTCGATGCAGCAGCTCTTCTTCCTTAACTTTGCCCAGTTCTTCTGCCAGGACAGTCGCCAGCTGGAGGACATTCCCCTGCACGGTGGCAGTCGGGAGCGGGTTAACGATGCCGTCGCCAACCTCGAGTCCTTTGCTCGCGCCTTTTCCTGTGAAGGCCACAAGAAACACAAGTGTCGGCTGTACTGA